A window of Paenibacillus sp. 19GGS1-52 contains these coding sequences:
- a CDS encoding HD-GYP domain-containing protein — MGELAALVKKVQIALSEEAHVSVWMNFLRNKHPETHRHSVRVAILGEELAISIKLSEKDKNNLVRGCFLHDIGKSFIPVHILDQQEPLSEEQWNILKLHPLLGAEMAKDFPGINNSITDVIRHHHERWNGAGYPNGLQGNDIPFLARICSVVDAYDAMQSFRSYRERSSIEQAKNELRSAAGTQFDPNIVDQFLMLTDQQLTL, encoded by the coding sequence TTGGGGGAGTTAGCAGCACTGGTAAAAAAGGTACAAATTGCTCTATCGGAAGAAGCACATGTGAGCGTATGGATGAATTTCCTGCGAAATAAGCATCCAGAGACCCATCGCCATTCCGTTAGAGTTGCCATTCTGGGGGAAGAATTGGCCATTTCGATTAAGCTTAGTGAGAAAGACAAGAATAACCTTGTGCGAGGGTGCTTTTTGCACGATATCGGGAAATCATTCATTCCTGTACATATACTGGATCAACAAGAACCTCTTTCTGAAGAGCAATGGAACATTTTGAAGCTGCATCCTTTGCTTGGTGCGGAAATGGCTAAAGATTTTCCAGGTATTAATAACAGTATTACTGATGTTATCCGCCACCATCATGAGAGGTGGAATGGAGCAGGTTATCCAAACGGGTTACAAGGAAATGACATTCCCTTCCTCGCACGGATATGCTCTGTTGTTGATGCTTATGATGCCATGCAATCCTTTCGCAGCTACCGTGAGCGAAGCTCAATAGAGCAAGCAAAGAATGAATTAAGAAGTGCCGCTGGAACACAGTTCGACCCTAACATCGTGGATCAGTTTCTTATGCTAACCGATCAACAGCTAACTTTATAA
- a CDS encoding ABC transporter ATP-binding protein, giving the protein MVQMAIELRNVRKERRNKTIGPLTLNLPQGYITALVGQNGSGKSTLLHMLMQLSNPEEGEIHWFENKHESGLPLELRQTIAYVPEISLTEENHWTAEDAAKFRSYWYPLWDTAYLEVLLAKFEVPRNITLGKMSKGERRKFEIAAALAARPSLLLLDEPSSGLDPFAWKIMIEALSRYMDESNATIIISTHIVEEVRRLADYIVLMHQGQLLGMAEKDSLFGLWSEVWIHANDEEELADLAAELPGTLNFAMETPGVASFITQQFHQIEERIHSLGVKVIKSRSLELDEILSLWTQGHRPILIDQMRGV; this is encoded by the coding sequence ATGGTTCAGATGGCAATAGAACTGCGGAATGTACGTAAAGAGCGGCGTAACAAGACGATAGGTCCATTAACGTTAAATCTGCCACAAGGCTATATTACTGCACTGGTAGGACAGAATGGTTCTGGCAAAAGCACACTGCTGCATATGCTGATGCAGTTGTCGAATCCCGAAGAAGGCGAGATACACTGGTTCGAAAACAAACATGAGAGTGGCCTGCCGCTGGAGCTTCGCCAAACCATTGCGTATGTGCCGGAAATCTCGCTCACAGAGGAGAATCACTGGACTGCTGAGGATGCGGCCAAGTTTCGGAGCTATTGGTACCCGCTGTGGGATACTGCTTATCTTGAAGTTCTGCTTGCTAAGTTTGAAGTGCCTCGTAATATAACGCTTGGCAAAATGTCCAAGGGTGAACGCCGAAAGTTCGAAATAGCCGCCGCACTTGCGGCACGTCCAAGTCTGCTGTTGCTGGATGAGCCCTCCTCGGGGCTGGACCCTTTTGCCTGGAAGATTATGATTGAGGCGCTGTCTAGGTATATGGATGAGAGCAACGCAACGATCATTATATCCACCCATATTGTGGAGGAGGTTCGTCGGCTTGCTGATTATATTGTGCTCATGCATCAGGGGCAATTGCTCGGTATGGCGGAGAAGGATAGTCTCTTCGGTTTATGGAGTGAGGTATGGATTCACGCTAATGATGAAGAGGAACTAGCCGACCTGGCGGCAGAATTGCCGGGCACACTGAACTTTGCTATGGAAACACCTGGGGTAGCTTCATTTATTACACAACAATTTCACCAAATCGAGGAACGCATTCATTCTTTAGGCGTAAAGGTTATTAAGAGTCGCAGTCTGGAATTGGATGAAATATTGAGCTTATGGACACAGGGACATCGTCCGATTCTGATTGATCAGATGAGAGGGGTATGA
- the ctaD gene encoding cytochrome c oxidase subunit I, with product MDWITTVDHKKIAILYLLAGGLFFGIGGFEAILIRIQLIKPMNTFLDAQTFNELITMHGTTMIFLGVMPVIFALMNAVIPLQIGARDVAFPFLNALGFWTFLFGGILLNLSWVMGGAPDAGWTAYTPLSTSTYSTTHGVDFYTIGLQIAGLGTLIGGINFLATIITMRAPGMSFMRMPMFAWTTFITSAIILFAFPAITVGLVLLTFDRIIGANFFEVGAGGNPILWQHIFWIFGHPEVYILILPAFGIISEVIPTFARKRLFGYSSMVFATILIAFLGFMVWAHHMFTTGLGPVANALFSVSTMLIAVPTGIKIFNWLLTMWGGQVRFTTPNLFAVGFIPTFTMGGVTGVMLASAPADFQFHDTYFVVAHFHYVIVGGLVLGLFAGLHYWWPKMFGRMLSEKLGKWTFWTFILGFHLTFFVQHFLGLMGMQRRVFTYLPNQHFDVLNLVSTIGAFLMGVGMIIFLTNIVLTFRKPADAAADPWEDGRTLEWSIPSPPPEYNFKQTPLVRGIDAFWKEKTAGHTGMTPAEPVGSIHMPSATILPFLMSVGIFIAGLGFMFSRDEFKSDFVGFMFNHYLVTAIGLLITFGSMLMRSLFDDQGWHIEPEELEGEQI from the coding sequence ATGGATTGGATCACCACCGTCGATCATAAAAAGATAGCGATTCTGTACCTTCTCGCTGGGGGATTGTTCTTTGGAATCGGAGGATTTGAGGCCATCCTGATCCGCATCCAGCTGATTAAGCCGATGAATACCTTTCTGGATGCCCAGACGTTCAACGAGCTGATTACGATGCATGGCACAACGATGATTTTCCTTGGTGTCATGCCGGTTATCTTCGCACTTATGAATGCGGTTATCCCGCTGCAAATCGGCGCGCGTGATGTAGCCTTTCCTTTTCTGAATGCGCTCGGTTTCTGGACCTTTCTGTTCGGCGGCATTCTGCTTAATCTCAGCTGGGTTATGGGTGGCGCTCCCGATGCAGGCTGGACTGCTTATACACCCCTGTCTACGAGTACTTACAGCACTACACATGGGGTGGACTTTTACACGATTGGGCTACAGATTGCCGGTCTCGGAACCCTGATCGGGGGCATTAACTTTCTGGCAACGATCATTACGATGCGCGCACCGGGAATGTCCTTTATGCGCATGCCGATGTTTGCCTGGACTACATTTATAACCTCCGCGATTATATTGTTTGCTTTTCCCGCAATTACAGTGGGGCTGGTACTGCTTACCTTCGACCGGATTATCGGAGCCAATTTCTTCGAGGTTGGCGCGGGGGGCAACCCGATCCTCTGGCAGCATATTTTCTGGATATTCGGTCATCCTGAAGTATATATTCTTATTCTTCCTGCTTTCGGAATTATTTCTGAGGTGATTCCCACTTTCGCTCGTAAGCGCTTATTCGGGTATAGCTCGATGGTGTTCGCGACCATTCTGATTGCCTTTCTTGGCTTCATGGTCTGGGCGCATCATATGTTCACGACGGGATTGGGACCTGTAGCGAATGCCTTGTTCTCCGTATCGACGATGCTGATCGCTGTTCCGACAGGGATCAAGATTTTTAACTGGCTGCTTACCATGTGGGGCGGGCAAGTACGCTTTACCACACCGAACTTGTTCGCTGTTGGCTTTATCCCCACGTTTACGATGGGTGGAGTAACGGGTGTCATGCTGGCCTCCGCGCCTGCAGATTTCCAGTTTCATGATACTTATTTCGTTGTAGCGCATTTTCACTACGTTATAGTGGGTGGCTTGGTGCTTGGACTCTTTGCGGGGCTGCACTATTGGTGGCCGAAAATGTTCGGGCGTATGCTTAGTGAGAAGTTAGGCAAGTGGACATTTTGGACCTTCATCCTGGGGTTCCATTTGACCTTCTTTGTACAGCATTTTCTAGGTCTGATGGGCATGCAGCGCCGTGTATTCACATATTTGCCGAATCAGCACTTTGATGTCCTTAACCTGGTCAGTACGATCGGTGCATTTCTGATGGGTGTTGGCATGATTATCTTCCTGACCAATATCGTCCTCACCTTCAGAAAGCCAGCTGATGCTGCTGCTGATCCGTGGGAGGATGGACGGACACTGGAATGGTCTATTCCCTCTCCGCCGCCAGAATATAACTTTAAGCAGACGCCGCTCGTGCGCGGTATTGATGCTTTTTGGAAAGAAAAAACAGCGGGTCACACGGGGATGACTCCGGCAGAACCCGTGGGTTCGATTCATATGCCATCAGCAACTATACTGCCGTTCTTGATGTCAGTCGGAATCTTTATCGCCGGACTTGGCTTTATGTTCAGTCGGGATGAATTCAAAAGCGACTTTGTCGGCTTCATGTTCAATCATTATCTGGTGACGGCAATCGGTCTTCTTATTACATTCGGGTCCATGCTGATGAGATCATTGTTTGACGATCAGGGCTGGCATATTGAACCCGAAGAGCTGGAAGGTGAGCAGATATGA
- a CDS encoding DUF420 domain-containing protein: MDIFTLFPTISTFFIVLSAVLVAIGWRLIIKGKREAHKKTMIAAAIAAMLFFIVYVSRTLFVGNTEWGGPDSLKTIYQVFLIFHIVLATVAAVFGLTTLTLGFKAKYAKHRKWGRITSMIWFVTAITGVMVYVLLYMMYPGGHTKPVWEVILGA; the protein is encoded by the coding sequence ATGGATATTTTCACACTGTTTCCAACGATCAGTACATTTTTCATCGTACTCAGTGCGGTGTTGGTGGCGATAGGCTGGAGACTCATTATTAAGGGCAAGCGTGAAGCACACAAGAAGACGATGATTGCTGCGGCGATCGCGGCTATGCTATTCTTCATTGTCTACGTCTCAAGAACACTGTTCGTGGGCAATACGGAATGGGGGGGGCCGGATAGTCTAAAGACGATTTATCAGGTGTTTCTAATCTTCCATATTGTATTGGCAACGGTGGCAGCTGTCTTCGGCCTGACCACACTAACGCTTGGATTTAAAGCGAAATATGCCAAACACCGCAAATGGGGCAGAATCACATCGATGATCTGGTTTGTAACTGCCATTACGGGTGTTATGGTGTATGTGCTGCTCTATATGATGTATCCAGGTGGACATACGAAGCCGGTTTGGGAAGTCATATTGGGCGCTTAA
- the ctaG gene encoding cytochrome c oxidase assembly factor CtaG, with the protein MLGLEYFSFIDLWSPLFLAVMLLLVAGYFVLIGPLAGWFPGSTSVPLWRRGLFVCGMIFLYLAQGGPLSLLGHLMFSFHMVSMALSYLVAVPLIMLGIPDFIWRAALRVNPLQRLSFLARPIVAALLFNGLFSLYHIPVVHDYVMLHFAVHRSYYAVLFLTSALMWWTLINPLPEHRMVDGLGKIGFIFLNMVLLTPACGLIIFADHPLYATYSDPDTWARAMGYCVAGNPAALLQAFGGPTFFGLMSPKVDQQVGGIAMKFIQEFIFASMLAYVFYHWYKKENGQEDAEASMPSSEMEGGSLTRV; encoded by the coding sequence ATGCTGGGATTAGAATATTTTAGCTTTATTGATCTGTGGAGTCCGCTCTTTCTGGCAGTGATGCTGCTTCTGGTTGCTGGTTATTTTGTGCTGATCGGTCCGCTAGCCGGGTGGTTTCCTGGATCAACCTCTGTGCCTCTCTGGCGACGAGGGCTGTTCGTATGTGGCATGATATTCCTCTATCTGGCTCAAGGAGGTCCACTTAGCCTGCTGGGGCATTTGATGTTTTCGTTCCATATGGTCAGTATGGCCTTGTCCTATCTGGTAGCCGTACCGTTGATCATGCTGGGCATTCCGGACTTTATATGGCGGGCTGCGCTAAGAGTTAATCCACTGCAGCGTTTATCCTTTCTCGCTCGCCCTATTGTGGCTGCACTCCTGTTCAATGGCTTATTCTCTCTGTACCATATTCCGGTTGTTCATGACTATGTGATGCTGCATTTTGCAGTTCACCGCAGCTACTATGCTGTATTGTTTCTGACATCTGCCTTGATGTGGTGGACATTGATTAATCCGTTGCCGGAGCACCGGATGGTTGATGGATTGGGCAAGATTGGTTTTATTTTCTTGAATATGGTGCTGCTGACGCCTGCCTGCGGGTTGATCATCTTTGCGGATCATCCACTGTATGCCACGTATAGTGATCCGGACACATGGGCGCGGGCAATGGGCTATTGTGTAGCAGGCAATCCTGCAGCCTTGCTTCAAGCTTTTGGAGGCCCGACATTCTTCGGATTAATGTCCCCAAAGGTGGATCAGCAGGTCGGAGGCATTGCGATGAAATTCATTCAGGAATTTATTTTTGCCTCTATGCTTGCTTATGTGTTCTATCATTGGTATAAAAAAGAGAACGGGCAAGAGGATGCGGAAGCATCCATGCCATCCTCCGAAATGGAGGGAGGCAGTTTGACTCGGGTTTAG
- a CDS encoding cytochrome (ubi)quinol oxidase subunit III, which produces MTTPHAEAANNALPYEPEKATLEGRNKVLGFWLFLGGEAVLFGTLFATFLALRNQTNDGPTANELFHLPLVAAATFILLVSSLTSVFAIQAMHRNRPALLRNWLLVTVALGLGFLILEIYEFSQYIRHEEFGMTTSAFSSAFYTLVGFHGAHVAFGILWISVLILQMSRKGLTVVTAPKVYVSAIYWHFIDVVWVFIFTVVYLLGKVG; this is translated from the coding sequence ATGACAACGCCACACGCAGAAGCTGCTAATAATGCTCTTCCCTACGAACCGGAAAAGGCGACCCTGGAGGGCCGGAACAAGGTGCTGGGCTTCTGGCTCTTTCTAGGCGGCGAGGCCGTGCTCTTCGGCACCTTGTTCGCCACCTTCCTGGCCTTGCGCAATCAGACAAATGACGGACCTACTGCTAATGAGCTGTTCCATCTGCCACTGGTTGCGGCAGCAACCTTTATTTTGCTGGTGAGCAGTCTGACTAGTGTGTTTGCGATTCAAGCCATGCATAGAAACCGCCCAGCATTATTGCGCAACTGGCTGCTGGTTACCGTGGCGCTCGGGTTAGGCTTCCTTATTCTTGAAATCTATGAGTTTAGTCAATATATTAGGCATGAGGAATTCGGAATGACGACAAGTGCGTTCAGCTCCGCATTCTATACACTGGTCGGCTTTCACGGTGCTCACGTAGCTTTTGGGATACTTTGGATCTCCGTCCTGATCCTACAGATGTCCCGCAAGGGGCTGACGGTGGTGACTGCACCTAAAGTGTATGTGTCGGCTATATACTGGCATTTTATCGATGTGGTGTGGGTCTTCATCTTCACAGTCGTATACCTTCTCGGAAAGGTGGGCTAA
- a CDS encoding cytochrome C oxidase subunit IV family protein, whose translation MTTDQHSPEGGIKHRHRHEGPQRHMAVFIFSVVLTLIAFAAVAAGGVNATFAVIILLVMAVLQVILQMGFWMHLKDKGHLLPIIFMLGGFFIAGTCIVMSLYWVWWD comes from the coding sequence ATGACGACAGATCAGCATTCGCCAGAGGGTGGAATTAAGCATCGCCACCGTCATGAAGGGCCGCAGCGGCATATGGCGGTCTTTATATTCTCCGTCGTCCTGACACTAATTGCTTTTGCCGCTGTGGCGGCTGGCGGTGTCAATGCTACCTTTGCTGTTATTATCCTGCTGGTAATGGCAGTGCTGCAGGTGATTCTGCAGATGGGCTTCTGGATGCATCTGAAGGACAAGGGACATTTGCTGCCAATTATTTTCATGCTGGGTGGATTTTTTATCGCTGGCACCTGTATTGTAATGTCGCTGTATTGGGTTTGGTGGGATTAA
- the coxB gene encoding cytochrome c oxidase subunit II, whose amino-acid sequence MMKTWQAVKRLLPMTAIFGLILAGCGREDLSVLRPQGPAAETSLGLMKLSITIMVVVLLIVFSIAAYVIIRFRRKPGQQEIPKQVEGNFKLEVLWTVIPLILVVVLAIPTVKAVFAAGNDHANDKNAIKVKVTGHQFWWEFEYTDYGVKTAQDLVIPKGKDIAFELTTADVLHSFWVPSLSGKIDTNPAGTINRFSFSAPNEGVYRGKCAELCGPSHGLMEFKVKSVSEDAFNQWIASMKSPVAVLPEDPELAKTFKNQCLKCHAVGDQGLAVGPNLTGIGSREAIAGILLNDDTGVDGAPIEENLKTWLHDPQSVKPGNLMPNPKDLGLSDAEIDGIAAYLANYKLD is encoded by the coding sequence ATGATGAAAACGTGGCAGGCTGTAAAGCGACTCCTCCCCATGACCGCTATTTTTGGACTTATTCTTGCTGGCTGCGGACGAGAGGACTTGTCAGTACTTAGACCACAAGGACCTGCAGCGGAAACCTCACTGGGACTTATGAAGCTGTCGATCACTATCATGGTCGTTGTACTGTTGATCGTCTTTTCGATTGCAGCTTATGTAATCATCCGTTTCCGCAGAAAGCCGGGGCAACAGGAGATCCCTAAGCAGGTTGAAGGAAACTTTAAGTTGGAAGTCCTCTGGACGGTTATTCCACTCATCTTGGTAGTGGTGCTGGCTATTCCAACAGTAAAGGCGGTATTTGCTGCCGGAAATGATCATGCCAATGATAAAAATGCAATTAAGGTAAAAGTAACCGGCCACCAATTCTGGTGGGAGTTCGAATATACCGATTACGGGGTGAAGACCGCGCAGGATCTAGTTATTCCGAAAGGGAAGGATATTGCTTTTGAATTGACAACGGCCGATGTGTTGCATTCTTTCTGGGTACCCTCCCTCTCCGGTAAAATAGATACCAACCCTGCCGGAACCATTAATCGTTTCAGCTTTAGTGCGCCTAATGAAGGCGTTTACCGTGGCAAATGTGCCGAGCTGTGCGGTCCTTCCCATGGACTTATGGAATTCAAAGTGAAATCGGTCAGTGAAGACGCCTTCAACCAGTGGATAGCATCCATGAAGTCACCGGTGGCTGTTCTGCCGGAAGATCCGGAGCTTGCCAAGACGTTTAAGAACCAATGCCTGAAATGTCATGCGGTAGGGGATCAGGGCCTAGCTGTTGGTCCGAACCTGACCGGGATCGGTTCACGTGAAGCCATTGCCGGTATTCTGCTCAATGATGATACGGGTGTTGATGGGGCTCCCATAGAAGAGAACCTCAAGACTTGGCTGCATGATCCACAGAGTGTGAAGCCTGGCAACCTGATGCCTAACCCCAAAGACCTGGGCCTGAGTGATGCGGAGATCGACGGCATCGCTGCCTATCTGGCGAACTATAAACTGGACTGA
- a CDS encoding ABC transporter ATP-binding protein, translated as MEALKLESVVKQYGDKTAVNGINLSVGQGEIYGLLGANGAGKTTTMRMVLGLIYPDEGTILYNGKPFNSGLQQIMGYLPEERGLYPKVKVSDQIVYLARLRGMSTSEADKSLRYWLDRFDVPEYYNKKIEELSKGNQQKMGFIAAVVHKPQILILDEAFSGLDPVNVELLKDTVRELRDQGTSILFSTHRMEHVEELCRQITILDRANTVVQGDIREIKNSYPREEVLLRTAGEVSGLEDITGVSAVERQEQGYLLSISDIAAAQRILQLAIGQSEVEHFEIKEPTLNQIFIRAVGESHE; from the coding sequence ATGGAAGCTTTGAAGCTTGAAAGTGTAGTGAAGCAGTACGGTGACAAGACCGCTGTAAACGGCATTAACCTCAGTGTGGGCCAAGGAGAGATTTACGGCTTGCTTGGGGCTAACGGAGCGGGGAAAACGACAACCATGCGCATGGTGCTTGGTCTGATCTACCCGGATGAAGGGACAATCCTGTATAACGGCAAACCGTTTAACAGTGGGCTTCAGCAGATTATGGGTTATCTTCCGGAAGAACGGGGTTTATACCCGAAGGTGAAGGTCAGTGATCAGATCGTGTATCTGGCCCGATTGCGCGGGATGTCTACCAGCGAGGCAGATAAGAGCCTGCGCTATTGGCTGGACCGTTTTGACGTACCGGAATATTACAATAAGAAGATTGAAGAACTCTCCAAAGGGAATCAGCAAAAAATGGGCTTTATCGCCGCGGTTGTTCATAAGCCGCAAATTCTGATCCTTGACGAAGCCTTCAGTGGTCTGGACCCGGTTAATGTGGAGCTGCTTAAGGATACGGTTAGGGAATTGCGGGACCAAGGTACAAGTATTCTCTTCTCTACTCATCGGATGGAGCATGTTGAAGAGTTATGCCGCCAGATTACCATTCTGGATCGGGCAAATACTGTTGTGCAGGGGGATATCCGTGAGATTAAGAATAGTTACCCTCGTGAAGAGGTACTGCTTCGTACAGCTGGGGAAGTATCCGGTCTGGAGGATATCACGGGCGTGAGCGCTGTTGAGCGGCAGGAACAGGGCTATCTGCTAAGCATTAGCGACATTGCCGCAGCACAGCGCATCTTGCAGCTGGCGATTGGGCAGAGCGAAGTGGAGCATTTTGAAATCAAAGAACCAACGTTAAACCAAATCTTTATCAGAGCGGTGGGTGAATCTCATGAATAA
- a CDS encoding ABC transporter permease — protein MNKMGTIISFTFKNKVKTKSFMITTLILVLLLSIGMNVPYMIKLFQGDDAATKITQIGVIAEEGNRTAELLKAFIPPEGLAKVTVNQYASVDNADLKKALDDGKVEGYLTFAAPTGDGVPPVTYHSKSGELKGDVQVYLQSALQQANTQLIVGDKLTQEQVAAMFAPVQIGTEQLSAGANGGEATKEAPPVINYVIVYVLLILFFMSITMTGNMISAEITSEKSSRIMEILITSASPLTQMFGKVIGIFLVGLLQIAVIAAAVAANLLLPHNATILTDFNLDLGQLDISILLYGLVLYILGYFLYALMYAAVGSIVSRTEDLGQAIMPVLMLGFVNFYLPLFSISNADTTLIKVASYIPFTSPLSMLLRIGIGDVAIWEIIVSLLILLVTTFIFGWLAAKIYRTGVLMYGKRPTIKEIRKAMKAYKI, from the coding sequence ATGAATAAAATGGGGACCATTATCAGCTTTACCTTTAAGAATAAAGTGAAAACAAAGTCTTTTATGATTACAACCTTAATTCTCGTATTGCTGCTTAGCATTGGGATGAACGTTCCTTATATGATCAAATTATTTCAGGGTGATGACGCGGCAACAAAAATTACTCAGATTGGTGTTATTGCCGAAGAAGGAAATCGAACGGCTGAATTGCTGAAAGCTTTCATTCCACCTGAAGGTCTGGCCAAGGTTACGGTGAATCAGTATGCTTCTGTTGATAATGCAGACTTGAAGAAGGCACTGGATGATGGGAAAGTAGAAGGTTATCTTACTTTTGCTGCACCAACAGGAGATGGGGTTCCGCCAGTCACTTACCATAGTAAAAGTGGGGAGCTAAAGGGGGATGTGCAGGTCTATCTGCAGAGCGCTTTGCAGCAGGCTAATACACAGCTTATCGTGGGTGACAAGCTGACTCAGGAGCAGGTAGCTGCCATGTTTGCGCCAGTACAAATCGGCACAGAGCAGCTTAGCGCTGGAGCCAATGGTGGGGAAGCAACAAAAGAAGCACCACCCGTTATTAACTATGTAATTGTATATGTTCTCTTGATTCTGTTCTTTATGTCTATCACGATGACCGGAAATATGATCTCCGCGGAGATTACTTCGGAAAAAAGCTCGCGGATCATGGAAATTCTCATTACGAGCGCCTCGCCTTTAACACAGATGTTCGGCAAGGTGATCGGTATTTTCCTGGTCGGATTGCTGCAAATTGCTGTTATTGCCGCAGCTGTAGCTGCCAATCTGCTGCTTCCGCATAACGCTACCATCTTGACAGACTTTAATCTGGATCTAGGTCAGTTAGATATCAGCATTCTACTGTATGGCTTGGTTCTCTATATCTTAGGCTACTTCCTGTATGCCTTGATGTATGCAGCTGTAGGTTCGATTGTCAGCCGTACCGAAGACTTGGGGCAAGCTATTATGCCAGTTCTGATGCTGGGCTTCGTCAACTTCTATCTTCCGCTGTTTAGTATTTCCAACGCGGATACGACGCTCATCAAGGTAGCGAGCTATATTCCGTTCACCTCCCCGCTCAGTATGCTGTTGCGCATAGGTATAGGTGATGTAGCTATCTGGGAAATCATAGTGTCGCTGCTTATCCTTCTAGTCACCACGTTCATCTTCGGCTGGCTGGCCGCCAAGATCTACCGTACCGGCGTACTGATGTACGGCAAGCGTCCAACTATTAAAGAGATTAGAAAAGCGATGAAGGCTTATAAGATTTAA
- a CDS encoding GntR family transcriptional regulator, translating to MWIPIQINENSAEPLYHQIETQLRSLIISGVITEGTLLPSIREFSADLKCSVITVRRVYQDLENEGLLRTRQGTGTFVSHVGDGAMEGYKQDAVRKALESAVEVARSVQCSEEELQQIFQEIVERKYKGLE from the coding sequence ATGTGGATACCGATACAAATCAATGAAAATAGTGCTGAGCCGCTCTACCATCAGATTGAGACGCAGCTCAGATCGCTAATTATAAGTGGAGTAATTACAGAAGGAACACTGCTTCCCTCTATCCGTGAATTTTCCGCAGATCTGAAATGCAGTGTCATTACAGTCCGCCGAGTGTATCAGGATCTGGAGAATGAAGGCCTGCTGCGAACAAGGCAAGGAACAGGTACCTTTGTCTCTCATGTAGGGGATGGTGCGATGGAAGGTTACAAACAGGATGCGGTTCGTAAGGCACTTGAGAGTGCAGTAGAAGTTGCGCGGTCGGTTCAGTGCAGTGAAGAGGAGCTACAACAGATCTTTCAGGAAATTGTAGAGCGCAAGTACAAAGGACTGGAATGA
- a CDS encoding transposase gives MSVFASGKFTATRNRITKRGSRQLRYALVLAVQCGLIHSRNTRIEEFYGRKRSEGKPIKVALVACANKLVHWLYAI, from the coding sequence CTGAGTGTTTTTGCTTCGGGTAAGTTTACAGCAACTCGAAATCGGATCACAAAACGTGGTTCCAGACAGCTTCGATATGCGCTGGTTTTGGCTGTCCAGTGTGGTCTAATTCACTCTCGTAACACACGAATCGAGGAGTTTTACGGTCGAAAGAGAAGCGAAGGAAAGCCGATTAAAGTAGCTCTTGTTGCATGTGCCAATAAGCTAGTTCATTGGCTGTATGCCATCTGA